In Bacillota bacterium, the sequence CTAGGTGGGAAAGCTCTGCTGCCTGGGGCAACACCAGTTCAGCTCCGCGATCGCCAAGCTCCTCGTAGGATGGTTTGACCCGCCAGATGGTGCGGACGCTCCTGTCGGGGCGCACCAGGCGCAGTACCAGGTAGCCCTGGGCGCAACCGAGCGCAAGGGTGTCCATGATATCTTGGCGCCGTAGCATCTTCGGGAGATGCGGGAACTGGGCGAAAGCGGTGATTAGGTCGCTGGCCCGGCGCGAAGTCTCACCCTCGCGCCACAGCTCGTAGGGCCCGCCGGGCAGGAGCGCGTCCGGGCTCACGGCAGCCTCGAGAATCCGGCTGCGCGGATCCTTCTTCACTGCCTCAAACAGCGGCCCGTCGCCGGGCGTGATCCGGAAGGCTTCTATCTCCCCCTTGGCGCCCACGGTAACGACGATGTTGTAGGCCTGCCGGACTGCATCCCCTATCCTCTTTTGGGCCTCCTGTGTGTACTGCTGCAACAGTGCCTTGCGGGCTTCGTCCAGGTTCTTTGCCTCCGGGAATCCCGCCACCTCACGCCAGGCCAGGAAGTCGCGAACGCGGCTCCGCAAAGCCTCGAGGCCCTCCCGCGAAGGAACCACCACTACGACGGCATTGCGATAGACGCGAGGACTCGCGGGGCCAGTGGTCTCACTGAGAAACCTGCGTGCCAAGGCAGAAGGCTTCCCCACGTCGGACACGGCCTCGGGGCCCAAGACGACATAGTGGAAGTCTCCTTCATCGGAGACGTCGCCCGGTCCCCTCGGTAACTTGTGGACGTGAACGTGCTCCGCCGCCGCCCCAGCCGTGAGACGTTTCTCCTGTTCGATGGATTTCCGCACTTCTTGCTCGACGAGGTCGGGAGGGAGTTGGGCCAGCGCCTGGCTGTGCATCTGCTTGAGGTTCGGCCTGGTCCCCAGGCGCCAGGTCTTCGGCAGGACCTTCACCTCCAAACCGCCGTTTCCCGCCTCGGCGAGGGCCGTCTCGTCCAGGAACCAGGAGGCTTCGGCCCACCGCCGCAACCCCTTCTCCAACTCGATGGGGTCAGGCCTGGTGGATCCGAGCAGCACCAGGAGTTCACGGGTGAGCGCCCTTTGACCTATGGGCTGGGAATGGACGAACGTGGCCATGACGGCCTGCTCCAGTTCCCGGCCGCGCAGGGACGGGAAATCCCGCTGGATGTCCCGCACCTTGCCCAGTTCACCCTCCAGGATCGCAGCCCAGTCCTGGCGCTTGCCTTCATACTCTTCGTACCCGGCCACCGCCGCCAGTTCCCGCGCCGCCTCGGACAAACCGGTGTCGCCGGGGGCACTGAGGAATACGTTGACGCCCACCAGGGGAGCGGTGTCCCATTTCTCGGCATCACGCAATGCCATGGCGAAAGTGCGCAGGACGCCCCGGGTGCGCTGGAATCCCTCCAGCTGCGTCCACTTGGTGTAAAGGGCCTCCGTCAGGTCAGGGTGGAACGGGTAGCTGTTCAGGTACCTCTCCTCCTCTGCCTGACGGTTCCGACGCGTTTGCTCGTCCAGGGCCTCGATTCCCGCCAGGGCAGCCACCACGTGGGCTCGGAAGGCTTCGCGGTTGTGCACGGTGTCCGGGGTGAAGAACCTCCGCCGCAGTATTTCCGCCACGTCCTGCCTCTCAACGGGCAGCACGCCCGCCTCGCATTCCCGGCGAAAGACGTTGTACAGTTCCTGGGCGATTTCCTTACCCAGCGCGTCACTCTTGCGGGGGTCGGTGGCGAGCAGCGATGCTACAACGCAGGTGCAGTCGACCTTGGTCACCGCCTGAGTGAGCACCTGGAAGAAGTCCTGCAGCCGGTGACGCCAGACCGGGTCCTGCCCGACCTTCTCCCGTGCGTACATGAGGACCTCATCGACGAGCAGCAGGGTGGGTTCCGGCCGGCCTCTGGAGCCGCCTCCGGCCAACTCCAGCAGGTCCCGCATCAGGTTCTCCGCCGGTGGCGTGTCGCGCTCTTCGTCCCGACCGTCGGCGTGAAGGAGACGGAGTCCCTGGGGGCCTGCCAGCTGGAACGCGAGCACGCTCCACGGTTGCCGTAACCACCTCAGTTCCCCCGACGGCCCGCGCACTTCCATGCCCTTCTCCACGTCCAGCTTGTCGAAGGGCAGCACGGCGATCCGGGCGCGGGGAAACGGAATTCCGGCATGCTCCCGGAACTCCCGCACGGAGGCCAAGTCGGGGAGGCGGTCGGGATCGCGCACCAGGTGATACAGGGTGATGAGGGC encodes:
- a CDS encoding DUF499 domain-containing protein, whose protein sequence is MVRHAVTPWHQVVRLRDDLRTGELSLSLFAADLYDVVMGRARPIYQQPEQFFALTYPTFNLRELVRDVVGRLAGRNDKAVRQLELTYGGGKTHALITLYHLVRDPDRLPDLASVREFREHAGIPFPRARIAVLPFDKLDVEKGMEVRGPSGELRWLRQPWSVLAFQLAGPQGLRLLHADGRDEERDTPPAENLMRDLLELAGGGSRGRPEPTLLLVDEVLMYAREKVGQDPVWRHRLQDFFQVLTQAVTKVDCTCVVASLLATDPRKSDALGKEIAQELYNVFRRECEAGVLPVERQDVAEILRRRFFTPDTVHNREAFRAHVVAALAGIEALDEQTRRNRQAEEERYLNSYPFHPDLTEALYTKWTQLEGFQRTRGVLRTFAMALRDAEKWDTAPLVGVNVFLSAPGDTGLSEAARELAAVAGYEEYEGKRQDWAAILEGELGKVRDIQRDFPSLRGRELEQAVMATFVHSQPIGQRALTRELLVLLGSTRPDPIELEKGLRRWAEASWFLDETALAEAGNGGLEVKVLPKTWRLGTRPNLKQMHSQALAQLPPDLVEQEVRKSIEQEKRLTAGAAAEHVHVHKLPRGPGDVSDEGDFHYVVLGPEAVSDVGKPSALARRFLSETTGPASPRVYRNAVVVVVPSREGLEALRSRVRDFLAWREVAGFPEAKNLDEARKALLQQYTQEAQKRIGDAVRQAYNIVVTVGAKGEIEAFRITPGDGPLFEAVKKDPRSRILEAAVSPDALLPGGPYELWREGETSRRASDLITAFAQFPHLPKMLRRQDIMDTLALGCAQGYLVLRLVRPDRSVRTIWRVKPSYEELGDRGAELVLPQAAELSHLDSSLVGPGLLPGLWPADADSVALAAVFAFFDGCHTSPVDRGDYTEHVPVPVAPRPVVEAAVREAIRAGQVWLITGRAGFWREEVPAGVLTDDAVLHHPPAAINPTELLPQNLPGAWVADVTTAAALADGLSQREGKPLPWPVVRSAIDDALRMRLLQLTPDSATWPCDSPNASSIRLRVAEQRVEPDRRHRRARAEATLKPAELQTLVELLGKLREAAAGLELCLSLRLDLEAKDDLPDATLDRLNALLREVSTDLQLHRVG